Genomic segment of Prochlorococcus marinus XMU1405:
GAATAATTTTCTAGCATTTTTTCTACTTCTTTATTTTCCCTAACAGCACTATCAACGGGTTTATATTTTAGAGGGGCTAGGGCTTTCCCTCTTAAAATCGAACCAAGTGTAAGCATCGTAATTTTAAGTTGCTGTAATGGTTTCATGGAGACAACTCTTTTGTATAAGTAACTATCAAAAGTAAGCCTTTGAACATCCATGTCATCACACATCTCAACAAAGGCTTCTCTAGCAGAATCATTTCTGTAGAAAATATTTTGAAGGATTTCTAGCACCTTATAAGTTGTGCCATATTTTTTATCCCATTTTTTAAGATAGTTTTTTAAATCTTTTTCTGATGGAATTACTTGACCATTTTTTGATGCTTCAACAATTTCTTCAGCACACATTCTTCCACTTTTTGCAGCAAAATAAATACCCTCTCCAGAACTTTTTGTAACATAACCAGCTGCATCACCAACCAATGCCATTCTCCCTACTACCCTTCTTGGCCTTGGATGCTCTGGAATAGGGTGAGCTTCTACCTTTATTACTTCACCATTGACAAGTCTTTTCTTTGCCCTATTTCTTACACCCTCTTGAAGTCCTTTAATTAATGACTGATTCTTTTGCATGGTTCCAGTGCCCACAGCAACATGATCATATTTAGGAAATACCCATCCATAAAAATCAGGAGAAACATCAGTTCCGACATACATTTCAGCAAGATCTTCGTAGTAACTCATTTCTTCTTTAGGCAATTTAATTCTTTCCTGAAATGCTATAGCAACTTTGTAATCACCTGCATCCATTGCTTTAGCGACTCTGCTATTGGCTCCATCAGCTCCGATCAAAAGGTCAACAGTAAGCTCTTTGAGTTCCCCTTTTTTATCTCCATTCGTAAAATCTGAATAGGAAAGCTTATATGGCCCTTGATTATTATCGCCAGTATCAATTGAAGTAACTAATCCATTTATTAAAGTAGCACCAAGATCTGATGCTCTGTTGCGCATAAAGGCATCCATAACTTCTCTTCTACACATCCCAATAAACTCATTATCACTTTTCCCATAAACTCTATCTAAACTTATGTCTACTTCTCTATTTGATGGAGATATCATTCTCATATGCCTTACTTTTCTATCGATAATTGACTCAGGTAAATCAAATTCTTCGACCATGCAAAGTGGAATTGCTCCTCCACATGGTTTCGCATTATCTAATTTCCTCTCGAAGAGCCAAGTTTTTATCCCAGCTTTAGCAAGTATTTCTGCTGCACATGAACCACTTGGACCTCCACCAATAACAGCTACCCTCAACATATGAAAAAAAATAATACTGTATATAAAAACTACATCTTTTTTGCTTATAAAAGTGCATTTCTTAAAATAATAGTTAATATCGAAATATCTTTTCCAAATTCACTTCTAAATATTGGAACTAAACAAAGATATCGATCAATTTGAAATACCACTTGCCAAGAGAACTAACCTAAATAATCCAAATTCAACATTATTAAAAAAATTATTAGTATTTTCTCCATTTCTTTTTCTTATTTTTTCTGTCGCTGCATTGAGATTAATTAGAAATATAGAAATAGGATCTCTTGGCAATATTAATGTTCAGGTTCAGACAAATCACGATCATAGAGTTTTGGGCCATTTACCTTATGCGGAAATTCCTAAGGAGAAACTAGTTTTAATTGAGCCCAATATTCAAGTTCACATTGATATGCGTGATTCTTTGTTGGATATGAGGGATGCAGCAAAAAAGAATGGGATATACTTAGTTTTCTTGAGTGGTTATAGATCAATAAATTTGCAAAACGAAATCTTCTATTCTCTTAAATCTTTAAGAAATCAGGAAGCTGCAGAAAGAGCTAGAGTTTCAGCCCCCCCTGGATATTCTGAACATAGTACTGGTTTTGCAATTGATATTGGTGATGCTACTCAAAGAGAAACAGACTTTGAGACCGAATTCGAAAATACTGACGCCTTTAAGTGGTTAATAAAGAATGCAGCTAAATTTCATTTCAAGTTATCGTTCACTAGAGATAATAAATTTATAGATTATGAACCTTGGCATTGGAGATATGAGGGTTCAATTGAAGCCTTAAAGGTTTTTGAAAATTCAAATAGAAAATCATAAACCTAATTCATTAAATTAAGTTATTCAATATGATTATGTTTTTCAAAGTCTTAAAGAGAAAATTCTCATAATAAGCATTCTTTGAGTTAGCCTTAATAAAGTTAATCTACTATTTATATAAAATTTATAAATGTCATCTTCGATAAAAGAAATTAGGAATGTTGCAATTATTGCGCACGTAGATCATGGTAAGACAACACTTGTGGACGCATTGTTATCTCAATCAGGAATATTTAGAGACAATGAAGTCATTCCTACATGCGTAATGGATTCGAATGATCTAGAAAGAGAAAGAGGAATAACAATACTCTCAAAAAATACTGCTGTGAATTATAAAGATACCAGAATTAACATTATAGATACACCAGGACATGCAGATTTTGGAGGAGAAGTAGAGAGAGTTTTGGGAATGGTTGATGGTTGTCTGCTTATTGTTGATGCTAATGAGGGGCCGATGCCTCAAACAAGATTTGTTTTGAAAAAAGCATTAGAAAAAGGACTTAGGCCTATAGTTTTTGTAAATAAAATTGATAGGCCAAGAGTAGTCCCAGAAATAGCAATTGATAAGGTATTGGATTTGTTTTTAGAATTAGGAGCAGATGATGATCAATGTGATTTCCCTTATCTTTTTGGAAGCGGCCTTTCTGGTTTTGCAAAAGAAGAGATGGAATCTAATAGTGACAATATGATGCCTCTTTTTGAAGCTATTATTAGACATGTTCCACCTCCAGTAGGCGATGCCAACAAGCCTCTTCAGCTACAAATAACTACTTTGGACTATTCTGATTTCTTAGGCAGAATAGTAATTGGAAAGATACACAATGGAACTATAAAAAATGGTCAACAGGCTAGTTTAATTAAAGAAAGCGGAAAAACTATTAAAGGTAAGGTTAGTAAGCTTTTAGGATTTGAAGGATTGCAAAGAATTGATATAAATGAAGCATTTGCAGGTGATATTGTTGCTGTTTCTGGTTTCGATGACGTCAATATAGGTGAGACCATAGCATGTCCCGATTCTCCCCATCCACTTCCATTAATCAAAGTTGATGAACCTACCTTAAATATGACATTTGTTGTTAATGATTCTCCATTCGCGGGTAAAGAGGGGAAATTTGTTACTAGTAGACAACTGAAAAATAGATTGGAAAGGGAACTTTTAACAAATGTTGCCCTAAGGGTCGAAGAAACTGATTCTCCCGATAGATTTTCAGTTTCAGGAAGAGGAGAATTACATTTAGGTATTTTGATTGAAACTATGAGAAGAGAAGGGTTTGAGTTTCAAATCTCACAACCTCAAGTAATTTTTAGAGAAATTGATAATGTTGAATGTGAGCCTATTGAGACTTTGGTTTTAGATGTACCTGAAGTATCCGTTGGCTCTTGTATTGAGAAACTTGGATCGAGAAAAGCAGAAATGAAAAATATGCAGACAAGTTCGGATGGGAGAACTCAATTAGAATTTCTTGTGCCATCAAGAGGACTTATTGGGTTTCGCGGTGAATTTGTTCGTATAACAAGAGGTGAGGGTATCATGAGTCACTCATTTTATGAATATAAACCTAAAGCAGGAGATTTTGAAACTAGAAGGAATGGAGTCCTTATAGCTTTTGAGGAAGGTGTGGCCACATTTTATGCATTAAAGAATGCTGAAGATAGGGGAGTATATTTTATTAAACCTGGAGTAAAAGTTTATAAGGGAATGATAATTGGGGAGAATAATCGACCACAAGATCTTGAGTTGAATATATGTAAAACCAAGCAGTTGACTAATATGAGGTCCGCAGGGGCAGAAGAACTTGATACTTTGCAGTCACCTGTTGATATTACGCTTGAAAGAGCGCTCGAATATATTGGTCCAGACGAAATGCTAGAGGTAACACCTGATTCAATAAGGATGAGAAAAATAAATAAAAAGAAAAGAAATTAATAATTAGTTTCATGAACGAAGAAAGTACAAAAAGTTTTAAAGATTCTCTTTTTACTGCTTTAAATCTTTTTAACAATCATGAATGGTATGAGGCTCATGATGCTTTTGAAGAAATATGGAATTCCGTTGATGGAGACGAAAGACAAGTTATTCAAGGAATTTTACAAGTATCTGTTTCTCAATTTCACTTAAGTAAGGGTAATTTGAATGGAGCTACTATTTTGCTTGGAGAGGGTTTAGGTAGAATAAAAACTAGAACTAAGATTAATTTAGGAATTGATCTTGAATCCTTCTGCCAATGTTTGGAAGATTTATTGAGGAAATTACAGTATGAAGAGCTATTAAATGAGGACGATAAGCCTTTTTTGAAACCTCTTTGATGAATATGAATATATCTTTATCTTTAATGAAATTACTATTTTCTATCCCAAATTTTTTTCAAGAAAACAAGAAAACTAATCGAGCTCAAGAAAAATGAACCTAAAGATTCATAACGTATCCCTTTCAATTAAAGGAAGATTAATCGTAAATGATGTTTCTATAATTGTAAATCCAGGGGAAGTTGTAGGTTTGATGGGACCTAATGGTGCAGGGAAAACTACCACTTTTAATATTGCAGTTGGGAATATAAAACCTGATAAAGGTGAAATTTTAATGAATGGAAAAAATATAACCAATCTTCCTCTCCCAATTAGATCAAGACTTGGTTTGGGTTATTTAACTCAAGAAGCAAGTATATTTAGAGACCTAACTGTTAAGGATAATATAGATTTGGCTTTGCAGAATTCATCTTATAGTAGAGCTGCAATAAGAAATAGAAGAGAACAATTAATTAATGAATTTAATTTGAATAACTTTGTAGATAATTATGGTTATCAACTTTCGGGAGGAGAGAGGAGGAGGTGTGAGATAGCTAGGGCTCTTACCGTAGGCAGAAAAGGACCTAAATATTTGTTGTTAGACGAACCCTTTGCTGGAATCGATCCTCTAGCTGTTAATGATTTAAAGAAACTAATTCTTAAATTAAGTAGTGACGGGGTTGGGATTCTTATTACAGACCACAATGTTAGGGAAACCCTTTTAATTACAAACAAATCATATGTTTTAAGTGAAGGAAAAATTTTAGCTTATGGATCATCACGTGAATTAGCAGATAATCCAATAGTAAAGAAGTATTATCTAGGAGATAATTTCAAACTTTGAAATCTTATTGAAAATAAATTAAAATTTAATTATTAAAGATTTACTCATATAGGAATAATTTAAATTATTATTTGAATGTCATGAAATATAAATCATATTAATTTCTTAGATGATACTAGATAATTTTTCTAAAAATTTAATATATGACCCAGTTTCAGTCTTGGGTCTTCTAGTCTTTTATTTTTTATTATTTAACTTACCGATATCTTTAAGTGCAGTTTTTAAAAAGAAATTTTCTTCAACAGTGAGATTCCTTACGATTTTAGTGAATTTATTAATATCATTGCAATTGCTTTTTAGGTGGTCAATTTCTGGACACTTTCCTATTAGCAATTTGTATGAATCTCTTTATTTTCTTACTTGGGGAATCACAATTGGCCAACTATTGATTGAAAGGGAATATGAATCTCCATTAATTCCCTCAATTGCCATACCTATTGAGTTACTTACCGTATCCTTTGCTTGTTTTGTACTGCCTGAAGATTTGAAATTATCATCAAACTTGGTTCCAGCTTTAAGATCTAGTTGGTTAGTAATGCATGTTAGCGTCGTAATGCTTAGTTATGCAGCATTAATAATAGGTTCTTTACTTTCAATATCTGTTTTGTTTATTAATAAAAATAAGCCGCTTCAAATCAGAAGTAGTTCTACAGGTATAGGAGGATTTAAGCTTTCTAATGGCTATCCTTTAAATGATTTAGTAAAACCTATTGAATTTTCGCATTCAGAAGAATTAGATACATTAAGTTATCGTTCTATATTAGTAGGCTTTGTTCTTTTGACTCTCGGTTTAATCTCAGGTGCAGTTTGGGCTAATGAGGCCTGGGGGACATGGTGGAGTTGGGATCCAAAAGAAACATGGGCATTTATCTCATGGTTGTTTTATGCCGCTTATCTGCATATGAGAATAAGCAAGGGTTGGCAAGGTCGTAAACCAGCATTATTAGCATCTACAGGCTTTTTAATTGTTTTAGTTTGTTATTTAGGAGTTAATTTTTTAGGAATAGGGTTGCATAGTTATGGATGGATATTTGGGTGATTTCTTAATCATTCAGAATATTTATTGAGGCTCTGGAAGAACATTCCCCTTTTGTGCTTCTAGTGCAACCTTTCTCAAGTCCTCACATCCCTCTTTTAATGTTGGGTAAGCAAACATTCCACTACCTGCAATAAAACAATTCGCACCAGCATCCGCACATTGTGAAATAGTCCAATTTGCTTTTATCCCCCCATCAACTTCAATATCGACATTTAAGTTTTTTTCGATAATAAAGTTTCTTATTTCTCTGATTTTATTAAGCATTGTAGGTATGTAAGCTTGTCCTCCAAAACCTGGATTAACTGTCATAACCAAAACATGATCAACCATATCCATAATGTTTTTAATCATTTCAAAAGGAGTATGAGGGTTTAATGCAACAGAAGGAGATCCTCCTAAATCTCTTATTTTACCGAGAACTCTATGCAAATGAATATTTGCTTCGGCATGAGCTATTACTACTCCTGGTTCACCATTTGCCCCTTTTGTAGCGTTTACATAAGATTCAAGCATGGTTTCACAGTTGTACTGACTAACCATTAATTGAGTTTCAAAAGGGACATTGCAATATTTCCTGCATGCAGCAATCATCTCAGGCCCAAAGGTAAGATTTGGTACGAAATTTCCATCCATTACATCAAATTGAATTCTATCTACCCCAGCTTCCTCGAGCTCTTTTACGCATGCCCCCATATTTGCCCAATCTGCTGGTAAAACTGAAGGAATTATTTGAATTGGTCTATTAGCACCAGTTAAATTTGCTTGATTTGACTCGGTCATTTAATTTTTAAAATATTTAATAAAGATACTATATTTAGTTGTTTATTCCTAATTTCAAGTCACGGCCTGATAAAGTATCAGCTGTAAAGAGTTAAAAAAAGCTTACTAGCATAATAATTCTCATAAAAAATAACATTTTTTATGAGATCATACTCAAAACCTTTTAGAAAAATCCTCAAAATTTAATTGTGAATCAAACTTTAATTCAAGAAATTCTCGAAGTTGTCGAGCAAGCAGCTATTGCCTCAGCAAAACTAACAGGACTTGGCCAAAAAGATGAAGCTGATGCTGCAGCTGTCGAAGCAATGAGATTGCGAATGGGCAAAATTGAAATGAAAGGGAAAATTGTTATTGGAGAAGGTGAAAGAGATGAAGCACCTATGCTTTATATAGGTGAAGAGGTTGGTAGTGGAAGTGGCCCAGGGGTTGACTTTGCAGTAGATCCTTGTGAAGGAACTAATCTTTGTGCGAATAATCAAAGAGGTTCTATGGCGGTTTTAGCTGCTTCTGATACAGGTGGTCTTTTTAATGCTCCTGATTTTTACATGAACAAATTAGCAGCGCCTCCAGCAGCAAAAGGTAAAGTAGATATTAGAAATTCAGCTACTGAAAACTTGAAGATACTAAGTGATTGCTTGGGTCTTTCTATTGATGAGCTTACTGTTGTTGTAATGGATAGAACTAGGCATAAAGATTTAATCAAAGAGATTCGTGGATGTGGTGCAAAAGTACAACCGATTTCTGATGGTGATGTTCAAGCTGCGATTGCATGTGGTTTTGCAGGAACTGGAACACATTGCTTGATGGGTATAGGTGCTGCTCCTGAGGGTGTTATTTCTGCTGCTGCGATGAGAGCTCTAGGCGGACACTTTCAAGGACAACTAGTTTATGATCCAGCAATCGCTCAAACTTCTGAATGGGCTGATTACACAAAAGAAGGAAATATAAAACGTCTTAATGAAATGGGTATAACAGATATAGATAAAATCTATGAAGCTAATGAATTGGCCTCGGGAGAAAATGTTGTTTTCGCTGGAAGTGGTATAACTGATGGATTACTATTTGACGGAGTTAAATTTGAAAGGGATTGTGTTAGAACTAGTAGTCTAGTTATTAGTACATTAGATAGTACTGCAAGGTTCACGAATACTGTTCACATAAAAGATGGTGCTAAGAGTATCAGCCTTTAAAAATTCACTTTTGATTTTATGCATATTGTTGTCGTCGGACTGAGTCATCGCACGGCACCTGTTGAAGTGCGTGAGAAGTTAAGTATTCCTGACCAATCCATAACAGAATCATTGAAAGCATTAAAAGATTTCTCTGATGTATTAGAGGTGTCAATATTAAGTACCTGTAATAGGCTGGAAATATATGCGTTAGTAAAAGATAAAAATACTGGAATTTCATCTATTAAAGAATTCATATCAGAATATTCTGGAATTATTTTTGAAGATTTAAATCCACATCTTTTTTGCTTTAGACAGGAAGAAGCAGTTTTGCATTTGATGAAAGTCGCGGCAGGACTAGATAGCCTTGTTTTAGGGGAAGGACAAATCCTTTCGCAGGTAAAAAAAATGATGAGATTAGGTCAAGAGAATCAATCTACTGGACCAATTCTTAATAGATTATTAACTCAATCTGTTAGTACAGGTAAAAAAGTAAGATCAGAAACAAATTTAGGAACTGGAGCAGTATCAATCAGTTCAGCAGCGGTAGAACTTGCCCAATTAAAAATTGGCCAAGAAAAGGGTTTTGATACTCTTGTAAGTTTGGAATCAGAGAACGTTCTTGTTGTTGGCGCCGGACGAATGAGTAGGCTTTTAATAACTCATTTAAAATCAAAAGGATGTCATAAACTTATCCTTTTAAATAGAAATATTGATAGAGCATTAAATCTTGCTCAAGACTTCCCTGATTTAGAGATTGTTTGCAGAGGGTTAAACGAATTAGAAGAAAACATATCACTATCTTCAATTGTTTTTACCAGTACTGCTTCTGAAGAGCCAATTATTGACCTCGCAAAAATTGAAAAATTAAACTTGAGTAATAGACTTAAATTTATTGATATTGGTGTACCGAGAAATATATCTAATGATGTCAAACAACATGAATTTGTAAAATCATTTGATGTTGATGACTTACAAGAGGTCGTTTCAAGAAATCAAGAATTTAGGCAGAAAATAGCTAAGGAAGCGGAATCTTTAGTAGAAGAAGAAAGGATCATTTTTCTAGAATGGTGGGCAAGTTTAGAGGCGGTTCCAGTAATTAATAAACTTAGATCAGATTTGGAGTTAATTAGAAAAGAGGAATTGCAAAAAGCACTTAGTAGGATGGGACCTGATTTTTCGGCTCGAGAAAGAAAAGTTGTAGAAGCGCTTACTAAAGGAATTATCAATAAAATACTTCACACGCCTGTAACCAAATTGAGAAGTCCTCAATCAAGAGAAGAGAGACAAGTTTCTTTGAAAATCATTGAAAAATTATTTTCTTTGGTAGAAGAGGACAAAAATAACTAATTTTTCTCATTTATATTAAGTTTTTCTAGTGATTTATCGAAATACCTTTGTAAACTGACCATTAGTATTTCTAAATTTGCCCATAATCAGTTACTTTAAATAGTTGTATATCTACCTCCATTTGATTGAATGAAGCGTGTGTTGGCCATAATCCTCGGAGGAGGAAAAGGTTCTAGACTTTACCCTTTAACAAAAATGAGGGCAAAACCTGCGGTGCCGTTGGCAGGTAAGTATCGTTTGATAGATATCCCAATTAGTAATTGTATAAATTCAGGCATTGAAAAAATGTACGTGTTGACCCAGTTCAATAGTGCATCTCTAAATAGACATATAGGAAGAACCTATAATTTAAATGGCCCTTTCGGCCAAGGATTTGTAGAGGTTTTAGCTGCACAACAGACTCCTGATAGTCCTACGTGGTTTGAAGGTACTGCTGATGCTGTAAGAAAATACCAGTGGTTATTTCAAGAATGGGATGTTGATGAATATTTAATATTGTCAGGAGATCAACTGTACAGAATGGACTACAGTTTATTTGTTCAACATCATAGAGATAATGGCGCTGATTTAACCGTTGCAGCTTTGCCAGTTGATGAAGCTCAAGCAGAAGGTTTTGGCCTCATGAGAACAGATGATGTAGGAAATATAAAAGAATTCAGTGAAAAGCCCACTGGTGAGAAGTTGAAGGCAATGGCAGTAGATACTTCAAAATTTGGATTAAGTGAGGAGTCGGCTGCCGAAAAACCTTATCTAGCCTCTATGGGTATTTACGTTTTTAGCAGAAATACTCTTTTCGATCTTTTAAATAAATTTCCTAGTTATACGGATTTTGGTAAGGACATAATTCCTGAAGCCCTCAATAGGGGAGATACTCTTAAAAGTTATGTATTCGATGATTATTGGGAAGATATCGGCACCATTGGGGCATTCTTTGAGTCAAACCTTGCCTTGACTGAGCAACCAAAACCTCCATTTAGTTTTTATGATGAAAAATTTCCAATTTATACAAGACCAAGATTTCTACCCCCTTCTAAACTAGTAGATGCTCAAATTACTGATTCAATAGTCTGTGAGGGTACAATCTTGAAGTCATGCAGTATTTTGCATTGTGTTTTAGGTGTAAGAAGCAGGATTGAAAGTGATTCAGTTCTTGAGGACACTCTCGTTATGGGTGCCGATTTCTTTGAATCGCCTGAAGAGAGGATTGAATTAAGAAAAGGAGGCGGCACACCTCTTGGAGTAGGTGAAGGAACTACTGTAAAAAGAGCAATTCTCGATAAGAATACAAGGATTGGTGATAATGTTGTGATAATTAATAAAGATCGAGTAGAAGAAGCAGATAAGCCAGAATTAGGCTTCTACATAAGAAATGGAATTGTTGTAGTTGTTAAAAATGCAACTATTGCAAACGGAACTATTATTTAAATTTTTTCGATCATTTTTCGCTGACATAAGTATTTTTTTTGAGCAATTTTGTTTAGTTGCATGCACACTATATTTATTGAGTTTTTTAATTTTTTATGTCCAAGGCACATTTTGGTTTAGTAGGTCTTGGTGTTATGGGCGAAAATTTAGTTCTTAACGCAGAGAGAAATGGATTTTCTAGTGTAGTTTTTAATAGAACTTACTCAAAAACCGAAGAATTCTTACAGGGTCGAGGCCTTGGGAAGAATATAGAAGGAGCTGAAACTCTTCAGGAATTTGTTAATAAGTTAGAGAGACCTAGAAGAATTCTTATGATGGTTAAAGCTGGGCCAGCAACAGATGCTGTCATTGATAATATTTCTGGATATCTCGAGGAAGGAGATTTATTAATAGATGGCGGTAACTCTCAATTTAAAGATACAGAAAGAAGGGTGAATACTCTTGAAAGTAAAAGTTTTGGATACATCGGAATGGGAGTCTCTGGGGGTGCCAAAGGAGCTCTAGAGGGTCCAAGCATGATGCCCGGTGGTACTAAGGCTTCATATGATGCAATAGAGAGCTTACTAACAAAAATGGCTGCCAAAGTTGAGGACGGACCATGTGTTGCATATGTTGGCCCAGGCGGCTCAGGTCATTTTGTAAAAACTGTTCATAACGGAATTGAATATGGAATTGAACAAATACTTGCAGAAGCTTATGACCTTATGAAGAGAGTCAAAGGTATGAATGGAGAGCAGATGTCAGAGGTATTTGGTATTTGGAATAATACTGATGAATTAGCTTCTTATCTTGTTGAGATAACAGAGATTTGTCTAAATACAAAAGATGATATAAC
This window contains:
- a CDS encoding DUF309 domain-containing protein, with amino-acid sequence MNEESTKSFKDSLFTALNLFNNHEWYEAHDAFEEIWNSVDGDERQVIQGILQVSVSQFHLSKGNLNGATILLGEGLGRIKTRTKINLGIDLESFCQCLEDLLRKLQYEELLNEDDKPFLKPL
- a CDS encoding glutamyl-tRNA reductase, which encodes MHIVVVGLSHRTAPVEVREKLSIPDQSITESLKALKDFSDVLEVSILSTCNRLEIYALVKDKNTGISSIKEFISEYSGIIFEDLNPHLFCFRQEEAVLHLMKVAAGLDSLVLGEGQILSQVKKMMRLGQENQSTGPILNRLLTQSVSTGKKVRSETNLGTGAVSISSAAVELAQLKIGQEKGFDTLVSLESENVLVVGAGRMSRLLITHLKSKGCHKLILLNRNIDRALNLAQDFPDLEIVCRGLNELEENISLSSIVFTSTASEEPIIDLAKIEKLNLSNRLKFIDIGVPRNISNDVKQHEFVKSFDVDDLQEVVSRNQEFRQKIAKEAESLVEEERIIFLEWWASLEAVPVINKLRSDLELIRKEELQKALSRMGPDFSARERKVVEALTKGIINKILHTPVTKLRSPQSREERQVSLKIIEKLFSLVEEDKNN
- a CDS encoding glucose-1-phosphate adenylyltransferase, encoding MKRVLAIILGGGKGSRLYPLTKMRAKPAVPLAGKYRLIDIPISNCINSGIEKMYVLTQFNSASLNRHIGRTYNLNGPFGQGFVEVLAAQQTPDSPTWFEGTADAVRKYQWLFQEWDVDEYLILSGDQLYRMDYSLFVQHHRDNGADLTVAALPVDEAQAEGFGLMRTDDVGNIKEFSEKPTGEKLKAMAVDTSKFGLSEESAAEKPYLASMGIYVFSRNTLFDLLNKFPSYTDFGKDIIPEALNRGDTLKSYVFDDYWEDIGTIGAFFESNLALTEQPKPPFSFYDEKFPIYTRPRFLPPSKLVDAQITDSIVCEGTILKSCSILHCVLGVRSRIESDSVLEDTLVMGADFFESPEERIELRKGGGTPLGVGEGTTVKRAILDKNTRIGDNVVIINKDRVEEADKPELGFYIRNGIVVVVKNATIANGTII
- the ccsB gene encoding c-type cytochrome biogenesis protein CcsB produces the protein MILDNFSKNLIYDPVSVLGLLVFYFLLFNLPISLSAVFKKKFSSTVRFLTILVNLLISLQLLFRWSISGHFPISNLYESLYFLTWGITIGQLLIEREYESPLIPSIAIPIELLTVSFACFVLPEDLKLSSNLVPALRSSWLVMHVSVVMLSYAALIIGSLLSISVLFINKNKPLQIRSSSTGIGGFKLSNGYPLNDLVKPIEFSHSEELDTLSYRSILVGFVLLTLGLISGAVWANEAWGTWWSWDPKETWAFISWLFYAAYLHMRISKGWQGRKPALLASTGFLIVLVCYLGVNFLGIGLHSYGWIFG
- the rpe gene encoding ribulose-phosphate 3-epimerase; translation: MTESNQANLTGANRPIQIIPSVLPADWANMGACVKELEEAGVDRIQFDVMDGNFVPNLTFGPEMIAACRKYCNVPFETQLMVSQYNCETMLESYVNATKGANGEPGVVIAHAEANIHLHRVLGKIRDLGGSPSVALNPHTPFEMIKNIMDMVDHVLVMTVNPGFGGQAYIPTMLNKIREIRNFIIEKNLNVDIEVDGGIKANWTISQCADAGANCFIAGSGMFAYPTLKEGCEDLRKVALEAQKGNVLPEPQ
- the typA gene encoding translational GTPase TypA, with amino-acid sequence MSSSIKEIRNVAIIAHVDHGKTTLVDALLSQSGIFRDNEVIPTCVMDSNDLERERGITILSKNTAVNYKDTRINIIDTPGHADFGGEVERVLGMVDGCLLIVDANEGPMPQTRFVLKKALEKGLRPIVFVNKIDRPRVVPEIAIDKVLDLFLELGADDDQCDFPYLFGSGLSGFAKEEMESNSDNMMPLFEAIIRHVPPPVGDANKPLQLQITTLDYSDFLGRIVIGKIHNGTIKNGQQASLIKESGKTIKGKVSKLLGFEGLQRIDINEAFAGDIVAVSGFDDVNIGETIACPDSPHPLPLIKVDEPTLNMTFVVNDSPFAGKEGKFVTSRQLKNRLERELLTNVALRVEETDSPDRFSVSGRGELHLGILIETMRREGFEFQISQPQVIFREIDNVECEPIETLVLDVPEVSVGSCIEKLGSRKAEMKNMQTSSDGRTQLEFLVPSRGLIGFRGEFVRITRGEGIMSHSFYEYKPKAGDFETRRNGVLIAFEEGVATFYALKNAEDRGVYFIKPGVKVYKGMIIGENNRPQDLELNICKTKQLTNMRSAGAEELDTLQSPVDITLERALEYIGPDEMLEVTPDSIRMRKINKKKRN
- a CDS encoding M15 family metallopeptidase, yielding MELNKDIDQFEIPLAKRTNLNNPNSTLLKKLLVFSPFLFLIFSVAALRLIRNIEIGSLGNINVQVQTNHDHRVLGHLPYAEIPKEKLVLIEPNIQVHIDMRDSLLDMRDAAKKNGIYLVFLSGYRSINLQNEIFYSLKSLRNQEAAERARVSAPPGYSEHSTGFAIDIGDATQRETDFETEFENTDAFKWLIKNAAKFHFKLSFTRDNKFIDYEPWHWRYEGSIEALKVFENSNRKS
- the lptB gene encoding LPS export ABC transporter ATP-binding protein, which produces MNLKIHNVSLSIKGRLIVNDVSIIVNPGEVVGLMGPNGAGKTTTFNIAVGNIKPDKGEILMNGKNITNLPLPIRSRLGLGYLTQEASIFRDLTVKDNIDLALQNSSYSRAAIRNRREQLINEFNLNNFVDNYGYQLSGGERRRCEIARALTVGRKGPKYLLLDEPFAGIDPLAVNDLKKLILKLSSDGVGILITDHNVRETLLITNKSYVLSEGKILAYGSSRELADNPIVKKYYLGDNFKL
- the glpX gene encoding class II fructose-bisphosphatase codes for the protein MNQTLIQEILEVVEQAAIASAKLTGLGQKDEADAAAVEAMRLRMGKIEMKGKIVIGEGERDEAPMLYIGEEVGSGSGPGVDFAVDPCEGTNLCANNQRGSMAVLAASDTGGLFNAPDFYMNKLAAPPAAKGKVDIRNSATENLKILSDCLGLSIDELTVVVMDRTRHKDLIKEIRGCGAKVQPISDGDVQAAIACGFAGTGTHCLMGIGAAPEGVISAAAMRALGGHFQGQLVYDPAIAQTSEWADYTKEGNIKRLNEMGITDIDKIYEANELASGENVVFAGSGITDGLLFDGVKFERDCVRTSSLVISTLDSTARFTNTVHIKDGAKSISL
- the chlP gene encoding geranylgeranyl reductase — translated: MLRVAVIGGGPSGSCAAEILAKAGIKTWLFERKLDNAKPCGGAIPLCMVEEFDLPESIIDRKVRHMRMISPSNREVDISLDRVYGKSDNEFIGMCRREVMDAFMRNRASDLGATLINGLVTSIDTGDNNQGPYKLSYSDFTNGDKKGELKELTVDLLIGADGANSRVAKAMDAGDYKVAIAFQERIKLPKEEMSYYEDLAEMYVGTDVSPDFYGWVFPKYDHVAVGTGTMQKNQSLIKGLQEGVRNRAKKRLVNGEVIKVEAHPIPEHPRPRRVVGRMALVGDAAGYVTKSSGEGIYFAAKSGRMCAEEIVEASKNGQVIPSEKDLKNYLKKWDKKYGTTYKVLEILQNIFYRNDSAREAFVEMCDDMDVQRLTFDSYLYKRVVSMKPLQQLKITMLTLGSILRGKALAPLKYKPVDSAVRENKEVEKMLENYSIKGGIKVKSSKV